One genomic region from Jilunia laotingensis encodes:
- a CDS encoding DUF3857 domain-containing protein has product MRHIFLTLFSCFVINGIFGQEVNVVEPSLKYGKPSAEELSMTTYAPDTTATAVVLCKKTDVSYDFVTEDFRLEYAYEVKIKILKADGTSYANVTIPYYNSKDNYKSKEIVSQIEASSYNLEGGKTERTKMKKDFIFMERINDTYMQVKFSIPNVKVGTVIEYKYKILSDFYYTLNDWYAQQDIPTLYTEYNITIPEYFKFNIDMRGTEPLETKDEGKLFNFHINGHPLQCSGRHLCFKGRQLPAVRNDNYIWCVDDYSTQVNFELGGLDFPGALYKSFTQTWENIDKLLLDNQDFGGRLKMRNPYHEEMASLKLDQMASTEDKIASIFTFLKQRVKWDETYSLEGSRAKKIVKDGTASNAEINFIFMSMLRDAGIESFPVVMSRRNRGLIPYAHPSLQKLNTFIVAIANTDSTFVYLDGSVRDGYINVLPPALMVNRARLIMPGIGAKWVDLSQIGKNQLRSMVSAIIQPDGKICGTRTTNYRGQYASRFRHSFRSAKDSTEFVNQLASNEEIEVTGLQTDGINEFSPNAKEIVKFEKQATVNDDFIYLNPMVFLHVEKNPFTQSERKLPVEFPYPDQVILSVNLTIPDGYTVEEMPTPLQIKTEDGQGTCRYNLAMQANKLTINYMFNFNKLLYLSTEYPGLQSFWEMVANKNNETIVLKKL; this is encoded by the coding sequence ATGAGACACATTTTCCTTACATTATTTTCCTGTTTCGTTATAAACGGGATTTTCGGGCAAGAGGTAAACGTAGTGGAACCCAGCTTGAAATATGGAAAGCCCTCGGCTGAGGAACTTTCAATGACAACGTATGCACCCGATACTACGGCTACCGCAGTGGTGCTTTGTAAGAAAACAGATGTATCGTATGATTTCGTAACAGAAGATTTCCGCTTAGAATATGCTTATGAAGTAAAAATCAAAATACTCAAAGCTGACGGAACTTCCTACGCAAACGTCACCATCCCTTATTACAACAGTAAAGACAATTATAAATCCAAAGAAATCGTATCCCAGATCGAGGCTTCTTCCTATAATCTTGAAGGTGGAAAGACAGAACGCACAAAAATGAAAAAGGACTTTATCTTCATGGAACGAATCAATGATACATACATGCAGGTAAAATTCTCTATCCCCAACGTAAAAGTGGGTACCGTAATAGAATATAAGTATAAGATATTATCCGACTTCTATTATACATTAAATGACTGGTATGCACAACAAGACATCCCTACCTTATATACAGAATATAATATTACAATTCCAGAATACTTCAAATTCAACATTGACATGCGGGGTACGGAACCCCTCGAAACAAAAGATGAAGGTAAGCTTTTCAATTTTCACATCAATGGACACCCCCTGCAATGTTCAGGAAGACACCTTTGTTTTAAAGGAAGGCAACTTCCGGCAGTACGCAATGATAATTACATCTGGTGTGTCGACGATTACAGTACTCAAGTTAACTTCGAATTAGGAGGATTAGATTTTCCGGGGGCACTTTATAAATCCTTCACACAGACTTGGGAAAATATAGACAAACTATTATTAGACAATCAGGATTTCGGAGGCCGTTTAAAAATGCGCAATCCTTATCATGAAGAGATGGCATCCTTGAAATTAGATCAGATGGCAAGTACGGAGGATAAGATTGCTTCGATCTTCACCTTCCTCAAACAAAGGGTCAAATGGGATGAAACTTATTCGCTTGAAGGCAGCCGAGCTAAAAAAATAGTAAAAGACGGTACAGCAAGCAATGCAGAGATCAATTTCATTTTCATGAGCATGCTCCGTGATGCAGGGATCGAATCTTTTCCGGTAGTAATGAGCCGACGCAACAGAGGACTGATTCCTTATGCACATCCATCCCTCCAGAAGCTAAATACATTCATTGTAGCCATAGCAAATACGGACAGTACATTTGTCTATCTGGACGGTTCGGTCAGAGATGGTTATATCAATGTACTACCACCTGCCTTAATGGTAAACCGGGCACGTCTGATTATGCCGGGAATAGGAGCCAAATGGGTAGATCTTAGCCAAATAGGAAAAAACCAATTACGTTCCATGGTTAGTGCCATTATCCAACCGGACGGGAAAATATGCGGTACGCGTACTACCAATTATCGAGGCCAGTATGCTTCACGCTTCCGCCACAGTTTCCGAAGTGCAAAGGATAGTACCGAATTTGTGAATCAGCTTGCCAGCAATGAAGAGATTGAAGTCACCGGATTGCAAACGGATGGAATAAACGAATTTTCACCAAACGCAAAGGAGATCGTAAAATTCGAAAAGCAAGCCACCGTCAATGATGATTTTATTTATCTGAATCCAATGGTTTTCCTACATGTAGAAAAGAATCCTTTCACGCAATCTGAACGGAAATTACCGGTGGAATTTCCATATCCCGACCAGGTGATCCTATCAGTCAATCTGACCATACCCGACGGTTACACCGTAGAGGAAATGCCAACCCCATTACAAATAAAAACTGAAGACGGTCAAGGAACATGTCGCTACAATTTGGCTATGCAAGCTAACAAACTGACCATTAACTATATGTTCAACTTTAACAAGCTCCTTTATCTGTCTACAGAATATCCCGGATTGCAGAGCTTTTGGGAGATGGTAGCAAACAAGAACAACGAGACTATCGTGCTTAAAAAATTATAA